tgatttttcttttcgaaCTTTTGATTGAGTTTTCATGACAAGTTATTGCCGAATTTAATGTTCTTAAGgaagatattttttgtgtttgtttgaATGAGTTAGAAAGGTTTTCCCCGTATTCAAGtcttaagatttttttttaacttggTATTTTATCAGGATATCTGCAGTCCCGATTTGGGGTGTACTCTATTAGAATAGAGAATATTGGAGTTAGAAGGCCGCCAAGTGATGATGTCCAAATCCAAGGAGTTGCTAATCCTCATGCTTTCAGAGAGGTATTGCTCATGCTCAAACAATCATAGTTGAGAGCTCCTTCGTTGACCTACCAAATTCACTGAAGACTTATGAGCTGTAGGATTTTCTCACACCATTATGTTTTTTACTTCTCCAGGCTGTTCTTATGCGCCTGTCCAACATGAGAGGTGAGGCATTCTCTAGACAAGTTTCTATTGTTGAAGATGTTTCTACTCCTAGGATTGGTCATTCTGCCATTGCTTCGGTATGCCATACTGTTACTAACAAAGTGAAGCATTGCTTTTCTTCTGTATCATTACTAATATTGCAATGTGAACTAGTCACTTTCGGACTTGTACAGCCTTTTGGCTAAAGGAAACTgcttctctctctgtctctctctctctctcacacacacacacatacacacacataattttaccaaacaaTTACTCTTAACCCCTTGTAacatactattatttatttactaattaagttttaactaaattttaacattatttttaaagactATCTAGAAGCGCTCATACTTTTTGGTTTATGTTATTTGTGCATAGCTCAAAATCTGTCTTTTcgttattatgttattaagtTCTATCGGGATCTGCAGATGTCCCCTTCAATATCACTGAGGCATGATTCTCTTCCTCACCCTGGTGAGGTGGCCATTCTGCAAAAACTAGAGGAAGTTGGCAGTTCAGTGAAGGTTAGAATTACTGAAGTTTACTCTTTCACATATTCTATTCTGTCGCATTATGATATACATGTGGAATCTTTGCAGAGAGTTCAAACTTTGATTCAAGAGCAGAACCTTCAAAAACAGGAATTGTCAGATTGAGGTAAACTCCTTGTGTACAATAGATTATCTTCTACTGAGTGCCTGAGCAATATGCCCATATACAAAGCATTTCTCTCTTCTTGATGAGTTGTTATATACCTCTATTTGCAGACTGCTAACATTTAGGTCAGTAAGAATGAGGCTCTTAACAATTAGATTCAAGCTTTAAGATGCTCTAAGTTATACTCTTCACCTCCATTCATCTTTCATTAGCATTGTGGAGAGTGGTTGCGACACCCTTACCAACAGAATGGCTTTAGAGTCGAAATAGTCTGCTATCAGAATATGCTGTTTTTATCTTTACTGTTCATATTTTGATTTGAGTTCACAACTTTGTAGATGTTATATCAGCTATAGTTGAGCTTAGATGACTCAAATCCCTAACTTTTTTTAAGGAGCTCAATACCCCACATTGCATTATTGCGGAGGGCAGGAATTGCAttcatttctcaaattttcttcaataaattaCATTCCACAGAAATTACAATGATGAAATTTCACCTACTGATGTActcacttaatatttttacttccaTGCAGAATGATGCTTAATCGGTCACGGCATTTTGTGTTTCCTCACATATTTTGATGTAGATGCCATTACTTCAAGTTGAGCTACCATCTCGTGGCTAACTTTTTCATGATGTCCCTGAACTTGCTCATGATGCAATTACATCACTcagtttcatttaattaatgagttCTCCAGCATTTCAGAGTGTCAAAGGTCCATCCattctttaatttgtattaCATGATTTCTATACCCTGATGGCTCGAGCTTAGTTTCTGgacttttatcttttcttgtcaTCGTTCTGTAAATATTCTAAATTCAACGTTGTTGTGATGTTCTTTTTGTATCAAACCTGTATACATGATCTCTGCAGCCTCGTCTTTTATCATTTCTGTTCTTCCTTCATCCTCCTTTTGAAATGCCATATTCTCTGTGAGCAGGGCAGGTGTTATTTGGACTCGTTTGGTCTcattttgtttcctttctaCTGGGGATGTGAGTAACAGGGCAGGTTGGTATATCACTTGGGCTCCGGAGGTTTCTTGGAGCGTTCAAGAGTACGTTTTTTCAGTATGCATTTGACACTTTTAAAAGGTGTTACAGATAATTAATGAGTAATAGTTATAGGTCAAGTATAGAATTCAGTTTACTTACTTTAAGTTGAGCATCCGTATCCCTAGCTAGGTAGGTTTCTcctgtattttatatattcataccATTGAGGTCTTGGGTTTCCAaaatagtgtaaaaggaaGTGCACCAAATCATTGCTATTTAACTCGGATTTGTTCTAAAAAAGTCGAGGTATTTCAATTTGTTTGTATGGTCAGACAAAGTAAGTGTAAActtctgaaattattttaatattgaacATTGGACTTATAAGAGTTTCGAATCAAATCTCTTTAGACTCTCATGGTGGTGTGCTCCAGTCCACTTACGAAACTTTTGTTATTGGGTCATCCATACACTTTGCATGTTTCTAGCGATTCACATGGTATCATCAAATGATAACAAGTTATTCATGTgaaatttataagtacaataatactcaattaatattcaatagaATAAGAGTGAACATAATTTAAGCAAGAATTTTAGGGCAGGTGTTAGTGGTTGCCCCTCTTTCTAACCTTTGTTTCCTCTACTTAGAAATTTCGGCACATCCGATCTACCAACAACACCGGATTGGACAAATGTGGTGGCTTACCTATTTCCATATTGCATTGCTTTCTTCTTTAGGTAATCTCTGTTGACAAAAACATCATTTTCtccattaaattaaaataataataataataataataataataataactataccATTCTAAAATATCCAATGTAAGAAGTGAATAATATACCACATGAAGTATGGAACATGTTgattcatgatttttttttcttagttataaatataagaataaattaaaatgatacttttttttagGATGGACCTTATTATGTAGATATTACATGTTCTTTGTCTTGATGAGTTGTTACTGActgggtgtttgtgtaaaaaatttttaattacaaccATCCAGGagcatttttgtaattttgtcaaagATAAAGGGTGCTTGTGTAATTAAACTTAACCAATAGAGGATGctatgtaatttaccctataacTAAGATCTGCATTATCTTTTCTTACTAATATAATTCAttagtatatttaaatattaaaaagtaatcAAATATGTTAATAATTCCAAGTAAAAAATCaagtgaaacaaataaatggtaaatatttattggacACGAACTCACTCTCTTGATTGTAAGTTCTCAGCTTTGCTACTTCAACATACTGCTATTAGTACTGttacatcatcatcatcatcatcatcatcatcatcatcatcatcatcatcgtcatcgTCATCTTCGTATTGGtcgtcatcatcatcgtcattaCTGCTATTAGTACTGTTACAACTTCCACCTTCTTGTGCCTGTGCTACTTTAAGACAAAGCATTATTATATGCATAACATAACACTTTGTGCATAACATAGCACTATAATCTCATCACATggttgatatttataattacattataaatttaattgttaataatcagtatatgttaattattggTATCGAATGTGTATAATTAATCGGATTAACAACtactatcaaaataaattaatatctacATATTGATGGGACTCAGACTCATGACTTTTTATTCAAGATGTCGCAACTTTGTTAGTTAagctaaatttcataatagcCGTCAATTATccataattgttattttaactctcgattaatttcatttgatCACCTTAATGACCCTCCATCTTTATTCATTCCCTCTAcatgtattttgtaatttaaagttattaatatattttatattagcaTTTAATAGCggaatatatcaaataatataataaatcatatctataaaacaaaacaagaaaaaatgaaaattaaaaacacgACGTGGTCGTTAATTTATTGGGACCGCATGGGCCGTACGATAATGTTTCGACCTATAAATGGAACAGTTCAACCCAATTAGTATCATGCAAAAATGTGCTTAAAtaggaattaattttttaatagaatataattacaccaatatCAGTAAATTAAGTAAGTATGATttaacactacaaaaaaaaattgagaatttgtAACGGCTATGTGGCCGTTCAAAAATGCACTGCTTTTATTGTGTATTTGTAACGGATTGGATGTAATGACATCATGGAAGAGCtgataaaaatttaccttTTTGGTAATGGCTAAAGTCAATGAAGAAGTcgttacaatttttttgtatccGTAAAGTCGTTAAAAATTTACAGCCGTTACACTTTGTaacgatttttgtaatgatttcTGAAATTAGGGATGGCCAACTTTTCTCATTTTGCCAGCAGTTACAGAACACATTACATATACTTGGTTGTtactatttttctataatatttaacaGTGATATTTGTAATGgtcttgaagaaaaattagaagCCATTACAATTATCGTGGAAAAAACCGCGAGAAACCGTATAATAAGAAGGTATTACAAAATCCGCGTCATTAGGAAAGACTTTTTTTATAGATAGTATTACAAAAGTTGTTCCAAAGGCGGACATGATAAcaactgtattttttaacGACTAGTTTTCAACGGCTATATTGGTCGTTCCAAAAGCGGTTAGAAAGgctattacaaaatagattatatataattgtgttGCAAGttgtttcatttcatttcatttattatagaaattcTTATTAACCACACGCActcttaatattttgattttcgtGCATATACACTTGTTCAGTTAgattattacttattttttgaactgtCAACTATTGATCATCTCTTAAGTTGGTTGACTAGGTAACAACGACTACTTTAATCcatttatgttaattaaattaattgtattttacttattttagctttatgattttttgattttatatgttatgtatTCCTATATAgtataatgtaatatttataaatttataggtcatcgaattatataattatatatatacgtgtgAACATGctgtgatatatataattatgttacgagaattgaggagatggatgtatCACAAGAACCTCTCGAGAAGGATAGGTCTTAGACCGGAGCTTGAGGATGGGGTTAAGACTTTTGTAAAATGGCCAAGTATCAGCATGTATATACGAATTGAGACAAAATTAGATTCTCTTTTCGGAAGtgcaaaaacacaaagttcAGAACACTTGACGATGTCAGGTTTACctatctcttttatttttcctcacTTGTTTCTCTCCACTTTTTCATCCCGAAAGTAGGGAATAAAAAGAGAGAAGCTATTGATGATGGCGCAAAAAATCGAGAAAATGGGGAAAAGACGATGAGGATGAATAAATTTGGcctagaaaaaagaataagaaggCGAAGAGTTTCAATTATCTAAAAATGGGAACTGGGTCGGGTAGTAGGTGGATCGGGCCGGCGGG
This Sesamum indicum cultivar Zhongzhi No. 13 linkage group LG5, S_indicum_v1.0, whole genome shotgun sequence DNA region includes the following protein-coding sequences:
- the LOC105161952 gene encoding uncharacterized protein LOC105161952, coding for MESKEGSAEIDQLERGLLLDGGEDEGPTFYTASFLEAEDNFVKYQTVRWALYSLLLVLAWGIGLFMLIYLPVRRYILRKDIRSRKLYLTSNAIVYKVRRPVPFPCFGVLKREKHILLPSVADVVIEQGYLQSRFGVYSIRIENIGVRRPPSDDVQIQGVANPHAFREAVLMRLSNMRGEAFSRQVSIVEDVSTPRIGHSAIASMSPSISLRHDSLPHPGEVAILQKLEEVGSSVKRVQTLIQEQNLQKQELSD